The Liquorilactobacillus nagelii DSM 13675 DNA window TGTTGGAAGGTGCGCGGCAAACTTTGTTTCAAGCTGGAGTGACGGCGGAAAATATTGAAGTTTATTGGGTACCTGGAGCATTTGAGATTCCGCGAACAGCCAGATTATTAAGCGAGTCTGGTCGAGTTAAAGGTATTATTGCTCTAGGAGCAGTTGTTCGTGGTGAAACTGCGCATTTTGATTATGTTTGTGCCGCTGCCGCTAATGGAATTGCCGAAATTTCACTCCAAGGAGCTGTTCCCGTAATGTTTGGTGTTCTAACTACAGATACAATGGATCAAGCATTGAACCGGGCTGGTGGTAAGGCAGGCAATAAAGGTAGTGAATGCGCGCTGGCCCTCTTAGAGATGGTTTCTTTACAACAGCAAATTCAAAAGATTTGATGAAATGCTCAAAAAAGATAATAAACTAGTTGAAACTTAAGTGCCTAAATTATCTATTCAATTCCCGAAGTATTCGCGATGATTGACAAAATCTGGCAGTTATTCGATTGAGCGCAGATTTGAACATATTGAAAAACAACCAATAAGATGTTTTAAAACCTATCTTATGTGTTATTCTCAGATTATAAATCGGGAACAAATAAATCTTTTAGAAAAATAAGTATGCTAAAAAATTATAAATTAATAGCAAAAAAATAATCCGTTTCAGCTTTCTTATTAAGCTGGCGGTTTATTTTTGTTAGTTCAGTCAAATTTTAATGTGACCGCGCTAAATTGATTCAGATTTATAAATACCTTTGTAAATCAGTGAGGTAAAATGAGCCGTTTGACCGTTTATCATTACTACTGCTGAGGTTAGTCGATAATTGACAGTCCGAGTAATTTCAATTGGTTGTGATCGAAGCTCATTATTTCTTAAAAAAATATGATACGATCCGGCTGCTATAATACCGGAGTATGAACCGCTGGATGTTAGCGAGTAACACTGCTGGGTTTGGTCATTTATCAATTTTCCGGTTATTTGGGCTTTTGGCGGTACGGCGACTGAAAATTTGTTAATGTCATGATTGAAGATTATTTTTTGGGAAACAGATTTTCCCGGCAATAACCAACTGGTCTTAGCGTGGTATTGTGAAGAAAGCTGACTTCTTTGAGCGGCAATAATTTGGTTTGTTGCGGTATGCCAGCTGATTAGATTACTCAAAATGACAAGGTTGCAAAGTATGATCGCTCCAAATTTGGCAGTTAATGATTTTTTCCAAGTGAATCGCAATTCATATCCAGGTAAAGTATTGATAATCAGGAGTAAAGGCAATAGCACTTGACCATAACGGCTTTCAGCTTCCCAAATCAGTGTATAAAAGCTAATGTAGCCGACAGCAAGAATAATTGCTAGTTCACGAATGGAATCAAGCTTGGAACGATACTTGAGCTGAAACAAGCAGCGGCTTAACCCGATCAAATAGAGCCAGATAAAGCTACTTCGCATAATTGCTTGGCTTAAGATGTGTACTGGCAGCTGCCATTTTAAATAGAATTTGGGAGCTTGGATAAAGCCGCCGGTGTAAGCGACTTGGAGGGTACTGACATTTAATGAAACAGCAGCTTTTTCGACCCATTGCTGTAATATGCCACCAAGTCCCAAACTGTTTAAACGTTCTGGCAGAGCTTTTGCTAGATATTTTTGTCGGGTGGTCTTAGATGGTAAGCTAATCATTTTTTCAACGTCTGATGTGTTGTACATCCCGTGATCATGTGGATTATAACTCATCCAAACCCAATGAGTCAGCGGGAAACTATAGCGATTGTTAGCTTTAAAGCCGCTGACAGCGTTGACCGCGCTACTGGCAGGAAAGGCTGCAGCAAAAGCAAACCCAATGACGGCCAGCGGAATTATTAATTTTTTCAAGGATTGTTTTTTTTGCTGCAAGAGTAAGCTAAATGTTAAAAATAATCCGGCAACTGCTAAAATTATTAAATTAGGTTTAATTAGTTGACCACAAACAACTAGTCCGAACAAAATAACTGCATTGATAAACTGGGAACTTCTTTTTTGGGGCCAATCAGCCAGGAGTTTGAAAATCAGCAACAATATTACTAAAATTGGCAAGTCTGTGTAATAGACTTGCAGATAATAAGTGTAAGCAAATGGTGAAAATAAAAAAAATGCAGCTATTGCTAACATCTTGGCCGAATGTTTTGAAAATCTTTGGCAAGACTTAAAACTCAAAAAGATAAAACTGTCCACTGTTATCAAAGCTAGCAAGTGCAATGAGATATTTGTGGAAAGGTGAAAGATATTAGTCAGTTTTAACCATAAAGACAGAAAAAAGGTCAAAGAAACGTTATTCGAATAGCGCCAAAAATAGGTAGAATTATCCCAGTCAGGGCGATTTCGACTTAATAATTCAGCCTCATGTAGCACGCGAAAGGGGTCATGATAAACGGTTGCCGGGAAAAAAGTTAAAACTATTATTTGAATAATGAAAATCAAACCCATAATTGAATAGCAGATTTTGAGAGCTGTAGTTTGGGAAAGCGAATTTGCCCAGTGCTTAAAATTTGGCAGACAAAATCCGATTATTAAGCAAATTGCAATAACGATTAATGACGTGCTAATATTTGCTGGATAAAATAAATTTGAAACAATTCCGATAATTAAAGATATTCCCAAGCAAATTATAAAAAATTGTCTAAAAATTTTCATGAAGTATACCTTCCTTAACTAGCTGGTGAGCATGAGTAATTGTTAGTAGCAAATTTATTTTTCCCCTAACACATTTATGGAGAAACAGTATCTGAAACAGCAGCGCTTTGTTTTGATTGAATGAATTTGAAATAAAGTAATCGTGAGAACTCCCACCAAGAAAGTGCGAAGAGAAAACTGCCACAGATATCACTGAAAAAATGAGCTCGTAGGTATAATCGTGTAAAGGCGATCAAAATCAGCCAACCGTTTGCCAACAGCACAGTTGTAAACTGAATTTCTTGATCCTGCAGCCAAGGCACAATCAAGCAGAGGATTGCTAGGACAACGATAGCTGTTGCAAAGGTGTGACCGCTGGGGAAGCTAAAGCCGCTGTCTGGAATAACTTCTTTCGTTGGACGGAAACGGTGGATTATTTCTTTGATTATTACGACAGCTGAACAGCCGCTGAGCTGAGTAAATATTAGCCAAGCGGCATGAGTCAGTCTGTGTTCTTTTAGCCAAATTAACAAAGCAATTATAATGGTCCAGCAAATTGCTAAAACAGGGCTGCCTAAAAGTGCAATTAGACTGATAATTTTTGTCGTTGTCGGTTTTACTTTAGGAGCAATTAAATATTGAGTAGTAGTATCAATGTTTTGAAGCCAAGCGGGCTCTAATTTAACGCTGATTGCTAAAAATATAAATGCAACTGTTGCGAGACTGCCGATAACTAACCATGCTCTACTTTTTCTCATTCAAATCATTTCCTTTTAAAGTCTTATGTGATGTTGTTAAGTTGATGTTTTTTTTGAATTTTATTAGCAAAATGGGCAGTAATGAAATTACGATAATTGCCATCATTAGCAATTCAAAATGGTTTTTCACAAGCGGAATATTTCCAAAAAAGTAGCCACTTAAAATGCCTAAGCTAACCCAGGCAATACCACCGCAGACATTGAAAAAAGCAAATGTATGATAGGGCATCTTGCTGATTCCAGCTGTGAATGGGACTAATGTTCGAATTATCGGGGCAAAACGCCCTAAAAGAACAGCATTTGAGCCATAACATTTAAAAAAATCGTTTGTTTTTCTTAGATAGTTAGGCTTGATCCATTTTGACCATTTGGGTTTAGTGAGCGATTTACCAAAGTGGTTTCCAATTTCAAAGTTCAAACTATCGCCTAAAAAAGCGGCAAATGAAAGTAAAATCAGCAATAACTCAACATTAAAAAATGAATGCGGCAGAGTGGCAATCGAACCACATAGGAACAATAAAGAGTCTCCTGGTAAAAACGGCATTATTACCAGCCCAGTTTCGCACAGAATAATCAAAAAAATGATACTATATGCAACCCAACTACCCTGATCAGCCAAGCTAGTTACAAAGTTGTTTAAATTCAACATTAGTAGTAAAAAACCTCCATTTAGTAAGTTCGTTATTCAAAGACATTTCAAATTGCCTTTTAGTTCGTCATTTTTTCAGGTTTGAACTTTTTTTTAGATAATGCTCAAATTAGTTTGTTTAATGAAATAAGTTAGTTTTCAATTTTCCCAATAACTCAAAGCAGTTAACAAAGATGCGGTTGAACTGATCAAAAAATTTTTTGATGAATATTATTGATAAACAAGCACTATTACCATCCAAAGGAAAACAATTAAACATAGTAAGAAGCGGTACGGTTTGAACATCAAGCAATGGCATGATCGAAATGATTAGAATGATGGTGATCGTTACCGATGTTTATTCATTTAAATAATCACTAACTAGTATTTACCGTGAAAATGAAGTTTAATAATTTTATATTTTTATAAAATTAATTTAAAATCTAATTGGATTGTTTTTAGTCTATGGTTTTGTTGCTGTCTTAAAAAGGTCAGAGTACTGAGAGAATTCTAAAATTCTTTTAGAGTTGTGATGGATTAATTTTATCGACAAAAAAAAGCCCTAGCTGATTGGCATAATAGCTAAGGCAAAAATTAAATTCTTTTAGAAAGCAGTTTTTTATAAATTTAAGATTAAAGAGAAAATACTTCCTTGAGGATGATTATCTTCGACAATTAGTTGGGAATGATTCAGTAAGGATAGCTGTTGTGCAATAGCTAAACCCAATCCGGTTCCAGCAATTGTACCTCGAACATCACTTGCCCGATAAAATCTTTCAAAAATATGTTTTTTATCTTGAGCAGCAATTCCTATGCCGTGATCAGCAACTTGAATAATTATTTGGTCAGCCTCTTTTTTTAAGCTTAATTCAATTACAGAATCTTTAGCTGAGTATTTGCTGGCATTTGTCAAAAGAATAATAATGATTTGGGAAATGCTTTTAGAATGTCCGGTTATTTTAACCTGAGCTGGGATCCGGGTGATTATCTTTTGTGGTGCAAGCTGAGCGATCTCTTGAGCAATCTGTTGGAGGGATGCACTGAGATCATAATTATGATAAATCAAAGTCATCTTATCAGCACGCGATAGTGCCAGCAGATCATCTATTAAAATTGACATTTGTTCCGATTCTTTATAAATATAATGCAGTGAATCTTGAACGATCTCCGGATGGTCACGACCATGTCTCTTGATTAATTGAACATGGCTGCGGATAGTTGCGATTGGAGTTCGCAACTCATGCGCCGCATTTGCAACAAAGTCTTTTTCTTTTTTGGTTTTACTGTACAAATTTGTCAATAAACGATTAAAGCTGAGTGCTAAATTTTTCACTTCTGTAGGAGTTTCTGGGACCGGCAACTTATCGACAGTTTGAATTTTTTTGATAGAAATCGTTTCTGCTGTTTTGGTCAGCTGGCTTAGCGGACCAGTTAACCGCTGAGCAATTACGCGAATATAGAGTGGAAGTGTCAGTAAGATTAAGACTAAAACAACCGCTGTGATAATAATTACTCTTTCCAGAATTTCCAACTGGGAATTTAATTTTGTCCATAGACCATAACTGATTCCCTTAGCATGGCCGGTATTATAGAGCAAAAAACCAACATGTGGTCGATAGTATAATCCATGAATGAAAAAAATTTTTTGCGGCTTAATTTTTAATAGTGACCGAGTACCTGGTGAATAGTAGTTTTGCGTTGTAATATGTCGGCGAGTATTTCGAACTCGGACATAACTGGTACTGGTGTCCAACAGGCTGTTGAAGCGCCACTGTTTCCAGTCATGATCACTATCAATTACTGTTCGCTTTAAGCTTTTAATAATATTATTTGAAGTTGTTCGACTGGTTTCAAGCAGTTGATGACCGACAGCTACACTGGTAATAATACTGAAACCTACAATGACTACCGTTAGCAGCAGGAGAAAGCTTCGCAGCATGATTGAATCGCTGTTTTGATTTTTCTTTAAATGAGTCCGCATTTAAAATTCACTTCCTATCAGTCATCCGTTAAGGAGTAGCCAACACCTCTAATGGTGTGAATTAATTTTTTGCATTCAGGAAACTTATCAATTTTGTTTCGTAAGTAGCGGATATATACATCCACGATATTCGGATCGCCTTCAAATTCACTTCCCCAAACTAAGTCCAATAATTCATTTCGGGTAAAAACTTTGCCGGTTACTTTAAACATTTCGGTTAGTAAGTTGTATTCCCGTTGGGTCAATTGGATGTTATGTTTGCCGCGGCTAATTCGACGTTTTTGGGTGTCCAAGGTTAGATCATCCAACTGATAAATTTGGTAACTAGCCAATGTTTGCCTTGGTCGCCGTAAAACGGCAGTTATTCTAGCTAACAATTCTTCAATGTCGAATGGTTTAGTAACATAGTCGTCAGCACCCCCAGTTAAGCCAGCAACTTTATCTCCAGTATAGTCGCGAGCAGTTAGCATGATAATTGGTACATCATAGTCGCGTCTGATTCGTCTGAGAACACCCAATCCGTCCAATTTAGGCAACATCCAGTCTAAGATGATCAAGTCGATTAAATGCCGGTTTTTATTGAAAGCAGTTAAAGCTGCCAAACCGTCAGTGGCAGTTAAAACTTGATAATTTTCAAATTGCAATTCTTTTTTTAAAGAAGCTACTAAGCCAGGTTCATCTTCGACTAACAAAACAGTTTTGTTCATTAAATAAATCCCTCCAAAATAATTCTAAATACTAATGGATTAAGCGTCGAAATCAATAATGTGTTTAATTTGAAAAGTTTAATTTTTTGATAAAGATAATTATTGTTTTTTTCTTCAAATGCTATTATACCAGTTACTTGCCAGTAGTTTCTGAGGTTTTCTCAGACAGTTTTCATAAATTGTAAGTAGTTCCACAGCATAATTTAGCATATTATCTAAAAAAAGGAATTAATTAGCTTGTGTTTGAAGGCGAGGAATAATTATGTGTCGTAAAGTAGCAGCAGTTTTTTTATCTTTAGCCATTGCAGTAGCAATGGCTTTGGATGGTTATTTTGTGTTCTTTCAGCCGCTAAGCAGCAAAAAGAGTACGATAAGCAGCACAAGTACAGCTGCAAGTACGAGTTTGAGCAATGCAACAGCTTCCAGTCAACCTGGAAGTCAGCAAACGTATAAAGATGGTGAATATGTCGGCAAGAGTACGGCAACTGCGTGGGGAAATGTGCAGTTAAAAGTTAAAATCACTAATAGCAAGATTAGTCAGATTACTGTACTCAAATATCCAGACACACATTCACATTCGGTTGAGGTAAATCAGCAGTCCCTGCCGATTTACAAGCAAGAAGCACTAAAGAAACAATCTGCAAGTATTAATCAAGTTTCCGGAGCAACTGAAACTTGGAAAGGTTTTACTGGCTCTTTACAGAGCGCATTAATGCAAGCACGGCAAGCTTAAATATCATAATTGATCGGAGATGATTAACATGGGACCAAAACAACTAGACTACCAATTTTATGATCGGTTAATCAACGAGATGAATTTGCCATTTACCTTAACACTTGTTTGTGAAAAAAATTCACCAAGTATTGAGCAAGAAGTTAATCAATTAGCAAAACAGATCCAGCAGAATTTACAAGATATTGACCGAATCTTTTCACCATTTAAACAAGATTCATTATTAAAAAAATATCAGCAAGGTGACTTGCAAGTAATGCAAAATAAAAGCTTCCGAACGGTTTTTGGGCTGGCTGAGATGGCGGCTAAGCTGACAACCGGTTTCTTTGATCCTTATTATGCAGCTAAATATGATCCAACCGGTTTAGTTAAGGGATGGTCCATTGAAGAAATCTTTAATAAATTACTGGTTCCATTTCTGCTACAGCATAGTCAAGTTGTCGGTATTTCGTTAAATGGCGGTGGTGATTTGCAATTTAGGACCCGGGCTGATAGTGCTTTTTATTGGGAAGTTGGAATTGAAAATCCTAACAACTTGCAAAAGTTAAGTGCTGTCTATCAAATGAAGGATGGGGCGATTGCTACTTCTGGTTTCAGTAAACGCGGACAACATATTGCCAATTTAACAGATCACTCATTGTTACAAGCAACAATTATTACTGATAGTTTGACCTGGGCAGATATCTGGGCAACGGCGGCACTGACAGCTGGTCGGCAAAATTTTCTTGAGCTTTTAAAAACAAACCAATTAAGTGGAGTATTGATTACGCCGACAAGTACAATTCCATTTTCAAAAGGGAGGCTAGCAGATGCTGCGGAAAATTCAATATAAACTAATCCTTTTTTGGTTTAGTTTCTTCTTTATTATTCCACTTCCTTTTATTCAGACACTGGCTGAGGGACTGCAGGGTGTGTCTTCGAATGAAGCTGTAGCGATTTATAGTGGGGCAATTGCCTACGCTTGGATGCTGGCAGTTGTTTATCTAAGTACTAAACCGCGTTGGTTGGACCGGTTAATTGGTCTTCCGAGCATTTACCAGCTTCATGGAATATTAGCATTGGCAGCTTTAGCGTTGTCTTGGTTACACAAGATCGGATTGACTTCAAGTGGTTTAATTAAGCAAACCGGTAATTTGGCGCTATTCATTTTAATCGGGACAATTAGTTATTCGTTGCTGTTTTTAGCTGGTTGGTTGACTAGTCGCTGGTTTTGGTTGAGAAAATTCAAGCAGAGTCTTGA harbors:
- the ribH gene encoding 6,7-dimethyl-8-ribityllumazine synthase, giving the protein MKEYVGNYDGEKQRIGIVIAKFNDLVTKRLLEGARQTLFQAGVTAENIEVYWVPGAFEIPRTARLLSESGRVKGIIALGAVVRGETAHFDYVCAAAANGIAEISLQGAVPVMFGVLTTDTMDQALNRAGGKAGNKGSECALALLEMVSLQQQIQKI
- a CDS encoding sensor histidine kinase, which codes for MRTHLKKNQNSDSIMLRSFLLLLTVVIVGFSIITSVAVGHQLLETSRTTSNNIIKSLKRTVIDSDHDWKQWRFNSLLDTSTSYVRVRNTRRHITTQNYYSPGTRSLLKIKPQKIFFIHGLYYRPHVGFLLYNTGHAKGISYGLWTKLNSQLEILERVIIITAVVLVLILLTLPLYIRVIAQRLTGPLSQLTKTAETISIKKIQTVDKLPVPETPTEVKNLALSFNRLLTNLYSKTKKEKDFVANAAHELRTPIATIRSHVQLIKRHGRDHPEIVQDSLHYIYKESEQMSILIDDLLALSRADKMTLIYHNYDLSASLQQIAQEIAQLAPQKIITRIPAQVKITGHSKSISQIIIILLTNASKYSAKDSVIELSLKKEADQIIIQVADHGIGIAAQDKKHIFERFYRASDVRGTIAGTGLGLAIAQQLSLLNHSQLIVEDNHPQGSIFSLILNL
- a CDS encoding FMN-binding protein, coding for MCRKVAAVFLSLAIAVAMALDGYFVFFQPLSSKKSTISSTSTAASTSLSNATASSQPGSQQTYKDGEYVGKSTATAWGNVQLKVKITNSKISQITVLKYPDTHSHSVEVNQQSLPIYKQEALKKQSASINQVSGATETWKGFTGSLQSALMQARQA
- a CDS encoding VTT domain-containing protein, with the translated sequence MLNLNNFVTSLADQGSWVAYSIIFLIILCETGLVIMPFLPGDSLLFLCGSIATLPHSFFNVELLLILLSFAAFLGDSLNFEIGNHFGKSLTKPKWSKWIKPNYLRKTNDFFKCYGSNAVLLGRFAPIIRTLVPFTAGISKMPYHTFAFFNVCGGIAWVSLGILSGYFFGNIPLVKNHFELLMMAIIVISLLPILLIKFKKNINLTTSHKTLKGNDLNEKK
- a CDS encoding phosphatase PAP2 family protein encodes the protein MRKSRAWLVIGSLATVAFIFLAISVKLEPAWLQNIDTTTQYLIAPKVKPTTTKIISLIALLGSPVLAICWTIIIALLIWLKEHRLTHAAWLIFTQLSGCSAVVIIKEIIHRFRPTKEVIPDSGFSFPSGHTFATAIVVLAILCLIVPWLQDQEIQFTTVLLANGWLILIAFTRLYLRAHFFSDICGSFLFALSWWEFSRLLYFKFIQSKQSAAVSDTVSP
- a CDS encoding response regulator transcription factor, which gives rise to MNKTVLLVEDEPGLVASLKKELQFENYQVLTATDGLAALTAFNKNRHLIDLIILDWMLPKLDGLGVLRRIRRDYDVPIIMLTARDYTGDKVAGLTGGADDYVTKPFDIEELLARITAVLRRPRQTLASYQIYQLDDLTLDTQKRRISRGKHNIQLTQREYNLLTEMFKVTGKVFTRNELLDLVWGSEFEGDPNIVDVYIRYLRNKIDKFPECKKLIHTIRGVGYSLTDD
- a CDS encoding FAD:protein FMN transferase codes for the protein MGPKQLDYQFYDRLINEMNLPFTLTLVCEKNSPSIEQEVNQLAKQIQQNLQDIDRIFSPFKQDSLLKKYQQGDLQVMQNKSFRTVFGLAEMAAKLTTGFFDPYYAAKYDPTGLVKGWSIEEIFNKLLVPFLLQHSQVVGISLNGGGDLQFRTRADSAFYWEVGIENPNNLQKLSAVYQMKDGAIATSGFSKRGQHIANLTDHSLLQATIITDSLTWADIWATAALTAGRQNFLELLKTNQLSGVLITPTSTIPFSKGRLADAAENSI